TGCACCTTTACACagtcaaatattttacattatttatctTAGCAGGACCCCCGGTCTAAATTTTTCAAGGCTCTGACAACATTATACTAGGTTGTAGTCTTCAGAAGGAgttccactttcttttatgtccAGATGAAGAAGTCTGTTTAATTTTTGTCCTTATTTTTCCAATTTACTTTGGGTTTGTTACAAAAATAACCGATGTACTTACTGTTAAACCACATTAGCCTAATCAGCAAAATCTATGCATTATTGGTGTTTCTGTGCAAATGACAAACATTTGTCCGTATAACAATATGAAAACACCAGTGCGAATGAAAacgttttgaaatgaaaatggtattttcaaatttttcaatGTTAGTGTGGACTAAGCCTCAGTAATACCAAAAATACATAGAGAAGAGGTTTTAAGAATGGTAGTTTCACATTTAGTCTTcttattgtaattttaattataGGTTTCTAGTATTTTTGATTTAAATAGATATAAAATACTGCAATTATGTACTGTAAGTAAGGGTGATGGGATAAAACCTCATGGAAAAGTTAAATTTATCATTACTAAGAAAGTATTAGTATTAAGAAAGAAACAGCAGTTGTGAGATTACACTTCTTcaatacattttagaaatatttctatttgttttcttcataggacatacatttgtttttaagaaaTTTAATATGCAGTAAAAAGTTCATTATAATACTAAACAGCCACAATGGAGGAATCCTTTTCAGTATGACTGACTGAATACTATTAAGAGTACTGCATAAGAAGTAAGACAATCTGCCTTGACTGACTTCTGGTGTCTTGCTGTCCATTCATTTCTatagtctcaaaaaaatgatcaataaagtatacaaaaaatattcattGGTGTTATAATAACAATTTTATTAAGACTAAATGCATACAAGCAATTGCGTATATGTTTTAGAAAGAAATATTCTTATGTGGCATAGGGATATGCATTTTTCTGATATACAATTAAACAGCCAGCTTTCActtaatttattataaagtgctctcaaaaaatgaaaagacaaaataacaataatgatgttTTACCCTTTTTCTGTGTATAACAAATGTAAGATGAATAAGAATTTGTCTTTTAACTTCAAATAAattatgatatacagtagaaAATGCACAACATGGACAGGGATTGTTCCATATACAGCGGAATTAAAATCTACTGATGTGTgaatcaaatttcaaaagaaacacactgtaaaaatacattaactgtatatgtacatataatatgcttaaagctgtttttagttttgtaataTGATTCCCAAAAAAGTATAGTACTTCTACTTTTGGCAGTATATACAGAATACAAATATTGCAGCTGAAAACTGAACTCTTTTTATATTGAAATAAGCCATTTTTTATGCACTAAAAACGTATTATATTTGATCAAAAAGGCACTTTGATCCAGAAATCATTACATTCACCATTGGCCTATCCAATACACTTAATATCTACAGGTATAACTGTAATTCAATTATTTTGGAACTGCAAAAATAAGGCTTGTTTATCCACttctttaatttgcttaaaactgtctagattaaatatataatacatcTATAAATCTCTGAAAATTGTCTCTTGCTCTCTAAAGTATTTACTGAACATGAAATAACCTTCCCTTAAGTTGACCTAACAAAACGcaagcacaaaaatattttataacttaAAGAAGACAGTCAAGTTAGAGccacaattttatataaataaaaatttaaaagtgcctTTAAACGTTAACAACATCTAAAACTGTAatcagaaaacattatttaatgtaaatttcCATACTTACTAATGGTGGGCATTTCACTACTAACTACAATGACAAATATTTTCATGCAATGCTGTGGCACAGTTCTTAATGTAAACACAGAAGCAAAGCTAGTCTAATGTGTTTAACTTCAGGTAGTTTGCATTTAAAGTGGCTAAGACAGTTTGCATTCTTCTTTACTCTTCCCTTTGGATTTCTTGTTTAATTTGGCTTGTTCCTGCTTACCACTATCCTGCTTATTTTCTGATTCAATTTGTGACAATTCCTCTAGTTCTCCATCCCCATTATCTACCTCAGGAAGAGGTTTGGTGTTATTTGTGTCATTTTCCATCAGTTCAGGAAGAGTTCCACTCTCCTCTTTGCTTGGTGATGTTGCCACATATGCAGTTTCTGTGTTGCTCTGCTGTGAACttcctttgtcatttattttctcTAAGTTTATTTCTCTATCTTTGTCCTGCATCTCAGTTTCATCATTTGATTTAAAAACTGAGCTACTTTCATTTATTTCCACAAATTGCCCAGAAACTTCAGAATTTTCCAAAGTAACTGTTGCCTCATCATCAAATTGAAATGAATCCCCCTCCTCATGTTCATCTTGATCATCTCCCTCAATGCCCATATTAATTTCTTctacattaatatttttatctGCTTTTCCTTCAACAGAGGTATCCTCCTTCATATGTTCTAAATGGCCTATCCCaatcacattttcttcttttaaattaacAGGATCTTTTTCAGATTGGAAAGCTGTCTTTGCTGATGCTGTATCGGATATGATTACTTCATCTTGTGGTTTTCCTGTTTCTGAAAGATTACTGACCTCCTTTGGTTCTGTGCTATAGCATGTTTCACAAACTTCTTTGCTACTGTCAGACAGTGCAATGCTATCTTTAGCTTTATCTCCTTCTCCACCCAAAgtatgaactgaaaaatgtatCTCCTCCTCTGACTTCTCAGAGATATCCATGGAATCACTAAAATAGTCTTTGTACATGTCTGCCGATGGTTTGCtttccaattcttgtttttcGCCACTCTGTACTAACTGATTACTACTTTCAGGATCTAACTTTTCTTCCTCTGCTGGATGGTGCATAACTATCAAGTTTTGCTCTAGATTTTCAAGACTGTCATAGACAGGAAGTATATCTGGTACTCCATCTTCAATTGACccatattttatattgttctgCATATTCATATCATCAGCTTGATGTTTAGCATTTTCCTCATTTGTAAAAGTTTGAACATCCATCTTGCAAGACTCATCAGTGTCAATCTTACACTCTGTTTGCAGCTCTATTGAGGACTCCTTCTCCATACTTAATGAATCCAGTTTCCATTTAATTGGCAAatcattaatattgttatttgatTCTGTGCTTTCTCCTTCTTCATTACTGGTTTGTAATGTAACATCATGCCCTGGAGCTTGTTTATATTTATCAGTAAAGCTACTTAAACTTGCTTCCACTTTGACAATGGCAGGTACTGTAAGGTCACTTACGTTCTCTGACAAACTGAGTTTCTCAATACTTTGTAATGCCTGATTACAGACAGGACTTTCACAGTTAATCACTTTCAAGTGAGACACCGTAACTTCTTGATTCTGCTCAGACATGTTATGGAGGCAACATTTGTCTGAAGATTCATGTAGATTGTGGCACTCTAAATGCTGGTGGtcacttttattttctgtgtcataCATAAACATTTGTTGAGTCATCAGTTCAgactcttgtttttctttttcaactgaACTACCAAAAGCAATACAATCATCCTGGGAAGTGTCTATAATTTTTGATAACTCAACCTCCTTATTCTTTAGTTGTTCATTCATGCTTTGTACATCAACAATTTCTTCTATTGTGTTAGTTTGTGAAATATCCACATTAACTGGTGGCTGATCAGAATGATATCTTTGAAAGTATAAACCATAATTTTCCTTTTCTGCTCTATAAGGCATTTTGAGATCTTCAACATCATCTGGTAAAGTAAGGTTCACATCTTTAGAAGTACATTTTGTCAACAGCTCATTGATACTGTTGGATTCAATTACTTTATCTTTCATCACAGAAGGctcttctttaatattttcttcatccTTTTTATTCACCTCTGAACtcagtttttcttcttctaaATTACTTGCTAAATCACATATCTCCATGGCAATATGTTTAGTTTTAGTCATGACACTCACATTCTCTGCATCATCTTTCAAATCTTCACTGGAATTTTTCTGTTCTTGAACGTAACCACAAGCTACAGGTATATTCAAATCTTCACAGTTTTGaaattcatctttttttatttcactttgttttgaGGGAATACCGTCTTCAGTGTGATCTTTTTTCTCTGTAGGACCACTGACCGATATCAGGATGGCATCTTTCACCACAGCCCTTAACTTAAGATCAGAGGTGGCTTGATTTTCAAATCCTTCCAGTTGTAAATTACTTTGTGAATCATCCACTATACCTGGATCATAGCTGTCACAGACAATGTCTTCATTGACTTTCACTTCTGAACTGTAACTCACAGGACTTGCTTGTTCGCAATTTGGTGACATTTGATTATTGTCTTTAGCATTATTTTTGTCACCTTCTTCACTACTTTGCAAATAATCATCTtctaatattgtttgctgatTTTCAGCTTCCTCGTTATTGGTTACTATAACAAGATTTGTTTTACAGGAAATAGTTTCCTTCATTGCTTGAGCACCATCCTCTTGATCATCACACTCCTGCATAGTCACTTCTGAATAAGCTGACTTTTCTTGATGGGTTTCTCTGTTGGCTTTAccattctttgcatttatttctttacacTGATTGGGATCACCTGCTGCTTTGTAATCTTTTATTTCCATCACAAACTCATTGCAGACAGCTGTGATAATTTCTTTCACAATCTTTTCAGATACCTCTAAAAAGATTTGATGAGATTTTTCAGTCTCTGCTAAATTCTCTCTATTCTCCACAAGTTCTTTAACCTTTGGTTCTTCAAGAAAACAGATTATTTGCTTAGTTTCACACATGGTGTTCACTTTATCCTCTGCAATGCTTAAAGTCAAATCAGCTTGTTCTAGGAGCCGTTTATCTTCATTTTCAGTAGCCACAGTTTTGACAACATTGCTTAAGTCATTGTTATATTTAACATCTGATTCCACAGCCAGATTATCTGAGAAATTATTTCTGTCATCATTTGAGGGTAAAATGGCATTGTCTGCTTTCAATGTAGTTTTATCTTCCAAGCAAACCTTTACAACAATATTTTCTAcagtattgtttaattttaaagcttCAGATTCTATGCTGTCAGCTCCTTGGCTTTGATTTTTACTACTTCTATCTTCTGTGAATCTATCTACTGAATTTTCACTGCCCCTGAGGTCTTcaaaacaaactgaaactaaaggCCCTTCTAAGAGCAGAACTCCTTCTTTGCCACACTCCTGTCCAATGTTTCTGCATTCATCTAGGGTTATGTTTAGATTGGGATCAAGTGATGATAAATTTTCTGTCTTGTTCTGAAAAAACTCTTTTGAGTCTATATTTCTGCCTTCACTTACAtcactattatttttattctgtatgtgGCCAACACTGGAGTTTGATCCACAAAGGTGCACACTCTGACCTACATTTTGAAAGCTATCACTAAATTCATTTGTTGTTACTTTTTCACCAGACACACATTCCTGTTCAAGTCTTAATTCCCTGTCTAAATGTACTCTCTGGTCAGCTTTATCTAATAATTTAAGAGACTTCTCATCGGAAtcttgaattaatttattttcgcACAAGCCTGTGTCTGGAGATGCATTTAAATTAACAGCACCCTGCAAAGAACCTCCACTCACgtttttaaataattcatgtTTGTGCAACTTTTCATTAGTATTCGGCTCATCAATAATATTCtctatttcagattttaatacATCTTGGTAATTTTTGTCACCATCCCCAGTAATTACATTTACTGCATGCATTCTCATTCTATCTTCATTTGCAGAGGATTCATTAAGCAATGAAGTAGACTCTATAACATTTGGAACATAAGAGGGCAAACTATCATTCGTTAGGTCATTTGGGTtaaattcactgtttttaataaatgtgtcttCTGTCTCTGAACATGTAGGTGAAAAACATTTAGTTTGATCTTCTTCCTGATTATCTTCCAAGTCATAACATTTGTCAGTAATGGATATAACAGATGAAGACTCTTCATTCTTAAGCAAATTCTCTTGAGTCTTTT
This portion of the Polypterus senegalus isolate Bchr_013 chromosome 6, ASM1683550v1, whole genome shotgun sequence genome encodes:
- the LOC120531004 gene encoding uncharacterized protein LOC120531004 isoform X7; the protein is MGTQGTGRKRIPNRERLSGEDDALNQIAREAEARLAAKRAARAEAREIRMKELERQQKEIYQVQKKYYGLDNKWGDIEQWMEDSEKYSRRARRNTSASDDEERMSVGSRGSLRSDLDSAGAYGGGNHYSSDLYNCSGLSSKPQTSTQNGSRPSMLCSNGLPSRSIRGSLHDDSMFSGTRRFSASSSRAPSEYSGFLGSSSRASSRASSARASPVSFEESDSVAGFLRCAASSSSVLHDLEDVTIPDFSYVEERPERDFVEKGSRSTSTLSAATLASLGGTSSRRGSGDTSISVDTEASIREIKDIHELKDQIQDVESKYMKGLKEVKDSLAEVEEKYRKAMVSNAQLDNEKTNLLFQVDTLKDSLIELEEQLAETRREYEEKSKQYERERHAHSVLQFQFSEMKKTLQQTEELLAEVRQLHLKQESYVREISDLQETIEWKDKKIGALERQKEYADAIRNERDELREEVVMLKDLLKKHGIVPGLEVTTNGEAGSIIIDGPAESETVTMEIQDSAQGSQSPDGVIGKREEVERVDDDKREIMPSPRSEGGTRDSSVDDREMKEESFNKKTQENLLKNEESSSVISITDKCYDLEDNQEEDQTKCFSPTCSETEDTFIKNSEFNPNDLTNDSLPSYVPNVIESTSLLNESSANEDRMRMHAVNVITGDGDKNYQDVLKSEIENIIDEPNTNEKLHKHELFKNVSGGSLQGAVNLNASPDTGLCENKLIQDSDEKSLKLLDKADQRVHLDRELRLEQECVSGEKVTTNEFSDSFQNVGQSVHLCGSNSSVGHIQNKNNSDVSEGRNIDSKEFFQNKTENLSSLDPNLNITLDECRNIGQECGKEGVLLLEGPLVSVCFEDLRGSENSVDRFTEDRSSKNQSQGADSIESEALKLNNTVENIVVKVCLEDKTTLKADNAILPSNDDRNNFSDNLAVESDVKYNNDLSNVVKTVATENEDKRLLEQADLTLSIAEDKVNTMCETKQIICFLEEPKVKELVENRENLAETEKSHQIFLEVSEKIVKEIITAVCNEFVMEIKDYKAAGDPNQCKEINAKNGKANRETHQEKSAYSEVTMQECDDQEDGAQAMKETISCKTNLVIVTNNEEAENQQTILEDDYLQSSEEGDKNNAKDNNQMSPNCEQASPVSYSSEVKVNEDIVCDSYDPGIVDDSQSNLQLEGFENQATSDLKLRAVVKDAILISVSGPTEKKDHTEDGIPSKQSEIKKDEFQNCEDLNIPVACGYVQEQKNSSEDLKDDAENVSVMTKTKHIAMEICDLASNLEEEKLSSEVNKKDEENIKEEPSVMKDKVIESNSINELLTKCTSKDVNLTLPDDVEDLKMPYRAEKENYGLYFQRYHSDQPPVNVDISQTNTIEEIVDVQSMNEQLKNKEVELSKIIDTSQDDCIAFGSSVEKEKQESELMTQQMFMYDTENKSDHQHLECHNLHESSDKCCLHNMSEQNQEVTVSHLKVINCESPVCNQALQSIEKLSLSENVSDLTVPAIVKVEASLSSFTDKYKQAPGHDVTLQTSNEEGESTESNNNINDLPIKWKLDSLSMEKESSIELQTECKIDTDESCKMDVQTFTNEENAKHQADDMNMQNNIKYGSIEDGVPDILPVYDSLENLEQNLIVMHHPAEEEKLDPESSNQLVQSGEKQELESKPSADMYKDYFSDSMDISEKSEEEIHFSVHTLGGEGDKAKDSIALSDSSKEVCETCYSTEPKEVSNLSETGKPQDEVIISDTASAKTAFQSEKDPVNLKEENVIGIGHLEHMKEDTSVEGKADKNINVEEINMGIEGDDQDEHEEGDSFQFDDEATVTLENSEVSGQFVEINESSSVFKSNDETEMQDKDREINLEKINDKGSSQQSNTETAYVATSPSKEESGTLPELMENDTNNTKPLPEVDNGDGELEELSQIESENKQDSGKQEQAKLNKKSKGKSKEECKLS